The following proteins come from a genomic window of Bactrocera tryoni isolate S06 chromosome 1, CSIRO_BtryS06_freeze2, whole genome shotgun sequence:
- the LOC120777983 gene encoding importin subunit alpha-3, producing the protein MTSLEPNVNRLQNFKNKGKDQDEMRRRRNEVTVELRKNKREETILKRRNVPNMDSNTDEDDQLPNTINLKKLAEAAADSSKPEQQLAAVQAARKLLSSDKNPPINDLIKSDILPILVDCLKQHDHTMLQFEAAWALTNIASGTSDQTNQVVAAGAVPLFLELLSSPAPNVCEQAVWALGNIIGDGPELRDFVIKHGVVQPLLSFIKPDIPISFLRNVTWVIVNLCRNKDPPPPAATINDILPALNVLIHHTDTNILVDTVWAISYLTDGGNEQIQMVIESGVVPKLIPLLGHAEVKVQTAALRAVGNIVTGSDEQTQVVLNYDALSYFPALLSHQKEKIRKEAVWFLSNITAGNQSQVQAVINVGLLPKIIENLSKGEFQTQKEAAWAISNLTISGNRDQVFTLIKEGVIPPFCDLLTCMDTQVLNVVLDGLNNMLKMAENHVQEVANLIEECDGLEKIEKLQNHENVEIYKLAYEIIEQYFSDETVQSSLAPTNDGTQFQFDPNADSKLPMNSFNFSN; encoded by the exons atgacatCGCTGGAACCGAATGTGAACCGCCtgcagaatttcaaaaataaggGCAAGGATCAAGAT GAAATGCGACGTCGCCGAAATGAAGTAACAGTGGAGCTACGCAAAAACAAACGCGAAGAGACGATCCTGAAACGTCGCAATGTCCCCAATATGGATTCGAATACAGATGAGGATGATCAGCTGCCAAATACAATCAATCTGAAGAAATTGGCTGAGGCTGCTGCTGATTCTTCAAAACCTGAGCAACAGTTGGCCGCAGTACAGGCTGCACGTAAACTTCTCTCCTCGGATAAGAATCCGCCAATCAACGACCTCATCAAGAGTGACATTCTGCCGATTTTGGTAGATTGTCTAAAACAACACGATCACACAATGTTACAGTTCGAAGCCGCCTGGGCATTGACCAATATTGCTTCTGGTACATCAGATCAAACTAATCAG GTTGTCGCTGCTGGTGCAGTACCGCTCTTCCTGGAGTTGCTCTCTTCGCCCGCACCCAATGTTTGCGAACAGGCCGTTTGGGCTTTGGGTAATATCATTGGTGATGGACCGGAATTGCGTGACTTTGTCATTAAGCATGGCGTTGTTCAGCCCTTGCTGTCGTTTATTAAGCCAGACATACCAATTTCATTTTTGCGTAACGTCACATGGGTGATTGTGAATTTATGCCGTAATAAGGATCCACCACCACCAGCCGCCACCATAAACGACATCCTGCCCGCACTCAATGTGCTGATCCATCACACGGATACCAACATATTGGTAGATACCGTTTGGGCTATCAGCTATTTGACCGACGGTGGCAATGAACAAATCCAAATGGTGATTGAAAGCGGTGTCGTACCCAAGTTGATACCATTGTTGGGACATGCGGAAGTTAAGGTGCAAACGGCGGCCCTTCGTGCTGTCGGCAACATTGTAACCGGATCGGATGAACAAACACAAGTGGTGCTCAACTACGACGCGTTGTCGTACTTCCCAGCTTTGTTGTCCCATCAAAAAGAGAAAATCCGCAAGGAGGCTGTATGGTTCCTTTCCAATATTACGGCCGGTAATCAATCACAAGTGCAAGCGGTCATCAATGTCGGTCTATTGccgaaaattattgaaaatttgagtAAAGGTGAATTCCAGACACAAAAGGAGGCTGCCTGGGCAATTAGTAATCTAACTATTAGCGGTAATCGCGATCAGGTGTTCACATTAATAAAGGAAGGTGTCATACCACCCTTCTGCGATTTGCTCACCTGCATGGACACACAAGTTCTTAAC GTTGTGCTTGATGGTCTAAATAATATGCTCAAAATGGCCGAAAATCACGTACAAGAAGTTGCCAATTTAATTGAAGAATGTGATGGTTTGGAGAAAATCGAAAAACTACAAAATCATGAAAATGTCGAGATTTACAAATTGGCATACGAAATTATTGAACAATACTTCTCCGACGAG ACGGTACAGAGCAGCCTCGCACCCACCAACGATGGCACACAATTCCAATTTGATCCAAACGCCGATAGCAAATTACCAATGAATTCTTTCAACTTTTCAAATTAG
- the LOC120777994 gene encoding mitochondrial pyruvate carrier 2-like, which translates to MASSAPPAAAPPPPPPPSATTAGKGFPNKIYNALIGSVDKHVPEKLRPLWQHPAGPKTVFFWAPLFKWSLVIAGLSDLARPAETLSVPQCAALAATGIIWSRYSLVIIPKNYSLFAVNLFVGLTQVVQLGRAYNYQMEQNKLAGEQPAKKNEL; encoded by the exons atggcTTCCTCAGCACCTCCAGCAGcagcaccaccaccaccacctccGCCATCAGCCACTACCGCTGGCAAAGGATTTcccaacaaaatttacaatgctCTTATTGGCTCAGTGGACAAACATGTGCCCGAAAAGTTGCGACCATTGTGGCAGCATCCAGCAG GACCAAAAACTGTTTTCTTCTGGGCACCACTTTTCAAATGG TCTCTTGTCATAGCTGGTCTCAGCGACTTGGCGCGTCCGGCTGAAACTCTTTCGGTGCCCCAGTGTGCAGCACTCGCCGCCACCGGTATCATTTGGTCACGTTACTCCTTGGTTATCATTCCCAAAAACTACAGTCTGTTCGCCGTCAATTTATTTGTCGGTTTGACACAAGTCGTTCAACTGGGCCGCGCATACAATTACCAAATGGAACAGAACAAACTGGCTGGTGAACAACCTGCGAAGAAGAACGAATTGTAA
- the LOC120782481 gene encoding uncharacterized protein LOC120782481 translates to MNMTSTETRCGLTCSTRPSSRVLKPPGGGHSNIFSEPEVAVNAPRPKYNQQNSSNMNACMNSTDPNQKVEKLREEITHNKQVQSEPETQKASTAATTPTGGPASQTGGNEQQSRGRVPPGGFSSGGFW, encoded by the coding sequence ATGAATATGACTTCCACCGAAACTCGTTGCGGCCTTACTTGCAGCACTCGTCCATCCAGCCGTGTTCTAAAGCCACCTGGCGGCGGTCACTCCAATATCTTTTCTGAGCCCGAGGTCGCCGTTAATGCGCCACGTCCGAAATACAATCAACAAAACTCTTCCAACATGAATGCTTGTATGAATTCGACAGATCCAAATCAAAAGGTGGAGAAACTACGCGAAGAGATCACACACAATAAACAAGTCCAATCGGAGCCTGAAACACAAAAGGCCAGCACGGCTGCCACCACACCTACTGGCGGTCCGGCTAGTCAGACTGGCGGCAATGAACAACAGTCACGCGGCCGTGTGCCTCCCGGCGGTTTCTCTTCTGGTGGCTTCTGGTAA
- the LOC120778004 gene encoding mitochondrial pyruvate carrier 2-like, protein MSGKVGPLSRIYNGMIGTADKFVPTSMRPLWEHPAGPKTVFFWAPICKWALVIAGIGDMNRPAHSLSLNQCAVIATTGIIWSRYSLVIIPKNYSLFMVNMFVATTQLYQVARALNYQYGLKDKPE, encoded by the exons ATGAGCGGAAAAGTAGGACCACTCTCGCGTATCTACAATGGTATGATAGGCACCGCAGATAAATTTGTACCGACGTCTATGCGTCCGCTGTGGGAACATCCAGCAG GTCCGAAAACAGTATTCTTCTGGGCACCGATATGCAAATGG GCACTCGTCATTGCTGGCATTGGAGATATGAATCGTCCCGCACATTCTTTATCATTGAATCAATGTGCAGTTATAGCCACAACTGGTATAATTTGGTCTCGGTACTCGTTGGTCATAATCCCTAAGAACTATTCCTTATTCATGGTAAATATGTTTGTCGCAACTACACAGCTATATCAAGTGGCACGCGCCTTAAATTATCAGTATGGCTTGAAAGATAAACCGGAGTGA
- the LOC120777975 gene encoding protein Son — MSEEQIVPDKPTDIQLTVPQIKVKQEKFDPEVEAKINALSIANVVIKREFEKENNSLKSNNEEDKFNKTDADDNGDGDESGDDGDSSVDDSDSGNNNIIDRHDANRKETSVDEDKKSITPVKSSNEILAELFQVFNAAPPEELLDDKSLLKKSHKHKKHKKEKKKKIKSEKDVLTGKGSCSDSAESNLPDHDKEKKYKHKHKKKKKHKHKDSKDEVREKFNDKGKKDKGKSKESQKSKEKFIDAAKDISKPSSPKHSRTEPKHVHQQDSRSHKRQSDTLGTGATNAKKARTENDRSHSRDKGDEIEKYRERDRDKDKSRVQILEKDREKNKIKDRKHNSFYNGFAEYESNSKTVYIKKEPNESTIKQDTHDGHISEISLSDEEEDYLKDRHVSEDPKNRRFGHDYANERPSNNFYAGIKRSRSRDRDRNRNRDRERERDRNYRGDGRSHSKRRSRSRGRSRSRSRDLGIDKKRLLEIARKNAISMFKRGNLPGCDSMSQEVKDKVLLKMRYGGKTVQDLTDFCKKISNGENLSDLSSDEDSDVDKSGNTKAFHHPFQLKEREPIVMHIRNATTLPLRPTSNDAVKAITMQFPVSSGQQHRMTETWVPVVQKDNLPPLPTLPAVTQSTTIFKTGVVKNVFEKAIPEEQQEPAFKSVQQPSVNSNGESNCAVPNTVDNCATLATIPNMPTKIQIPTQVPLAKPIADASIGVKPFYSVAPPSATTGVSAPISSCPPIQPTALPPVSLQPPPIQQKFVPDVPVPSSSDIPVGAAKVFPELSGPQLDVSSIISKRLQAMRRLQENPMDPEAIKMMYNSQKDMSSWASSKHLPGQFTGSTGANILSMRELNSGPQAWARRDQLITSRPVSGGMGMQLLQKMGWKPGEGLGRDKSGSLQPLLLDVKLDKHGLVARDDNNGYKQKPCKKQRAQNNIQQPQQELLEKHPVCLLNELTSKRKWTPPLYTLVNEAGPSHSRMFLFSVSINGHTYTPTQGSNTKKEAKLISARHCLQQMGILPM, encoded by the exons ATGTCTGAAGAACAGATTGTGCCAGATAAGCCTACAGACATCCAATTGACTGTGCCCCAAATTAAAGTTAAGCAAGAAAAATTCGATCCGGAGGTGGAAGCGAAAATTAATGCACTCTCCATAGCTAATGTTGTAATAAAGCgtgaatttgaaaaagaaaacaatagtttgaaatcaaataatgaagaagataaattcaACAAAACTGATGCTGATGATAATGGAGATGGTGATGAGAGTGGTGATGATGGTGACAGTAGCGTAGACGATAGTGATTCTGGTAATAACAACATAATTGATAGACACGATGCTAATAGAAAAGAAACTAGTGTAGATGAAGATAAAAAATCCATTACACCGGTAAAATCATCCAATGAAATACTCGCTGAGCTCTTCCAAGTGTTTAATGCAGCGCCTCCTGAGGAATTGTTGGATGATAAAAGTCTACTTAAGAAGAGTCATAagcataaaaaacacaaaaaagaaaagaagaaaaaaattaagagtgAAAAAGATGTTTTGACAGGAAAAGGGAGTTGTAGTGACAGTGCTGAGTCCAACCTTCCAGATCatgataaagaaaaaaaatataaacacaaacataagaagaaaaagaaacatAAACACAAAGATTCAAAGGATGAGGTAcgggaaaaatttaatgataaaGGTAAGAAGGATAAAGGAAAGTCTAAAGAAAGTCAAAAAAGCAAAGAGAAGTTTATTGATGCAGCAAAGGATATTTCAAAGCCATCTTCACCGAAGCACTCTAGAACTGAGCCAAAACATGTACATCAACAGGATAGTCGATCACATAAAAGACAATCCGATACACTTGGTACTGGTGCAACAAATGCCAAAAAAGCTCGTACAGAAAATGACCGCAGTCATTCGAGAGATAAAGgtgatgaaattgaaaaatacagGGAGAGAGATCGAGATAAAGACAAAAGTAGGGTACAAATACTTGAGAAAGATAgagaaaagaataaaataaaagaccGGAAACATAACAGTTTTTATAATGGTTTTGCGGAGTATGAGTCCAACTCTAAAACAGTTTATATCAAGAAAGAACCAAACGAATCAACTATCAAGCAAGACACACATGACGGCCACATTTCGGAAATATCTCTCTCTGACGAAGAGGAGGATTATCTTAAAGATCGTCATGTCAGCGAAGACCCGAAGAATCGTCGATTTGGACATGATTACGCCAATGAACGACCCTCAAATAATTTCTACGCGGGAATAAAACGAAGTCGGAGCCGAGATCGAGATAGAAATCGAAATCGTGATCGTGAACGAGAGCGCGATAGAAACTACCGTGGAGACGGACGAAGCCATAGCAAGCGGCGAAGCCGCAGCCGTGGTCGTTCGCGCTCCCGTTCACGTGATTTAGGTATCGACAAGAAGAGACTACTCGAAATAGCACGTAAAAACGCCATCAGCATGTTCAAACGCGGAAACTTGCCCGGCTGTGACAGTATGTCACAGGAAGTCAAGGACAAAGTGTTGTTAAAAATGCGATACGGTGGAAAGACTGTGCAGGATCTTACagatttttgtaagaaaatttcGAACGGTGAAAATCTGTCAGATCTCAGCTCCGACGAAGATTCCGACGTTGATAAGAGTGGTAACACGAAAGCATTTCACCATCCCTTCCAGCTAAAAGAACGCGAACCGATAGTAATGCACATACGCAATGCTACTACTTTGCCATTGCGGCCCACTTCAAACGACGCTGTAAAAGCCATAACGATGCAATTCCCAGTTTCATCTGGCCAACAGCATCGCATGACTGAAACATGGGTTCCCGTGGTACAGAAAGATAATTTACCACCTTTGCCGACTTTGCCTGCAGTTACACAATCAACCACCATATTTAAAACAGGCGTCGTTAAGAACGTATTTGAAAAAGCCATCCCTGAAGAACAACAGGAACCCGCCTTCAAATCAGTGCAACAACCATCTGTAAATAGTAATGGAGAAAGTAATTGTGCGGTGCCAAATACAGTTGATAATTGTGCGACTCTAGCAACAATCCCAAATAtgccaacaaaaatacaaataccaaCGCAGGTGCCTCTTGCTAAACCCATCGCAGATGCATCAATCGGTGTAAAACCATTCTATTCAGTGGCGCCTCCATCTGCGACTACTGGGGTTTCTGCACCTATCTCCAGCTGTCCTCCAATACAGCCAACTGCGTTGCCGCCGGTTTCTTTACAACCTCCACCTATTCAACAGAAATTTGTTCCAGATGTGCCAGTTCCATCTAGTTCAGATATACCTGTCGGTGCTGCAAAAGTGTTTCCCGAACTCTCGGGACCACAACTAGACGTGTCCAGTATTATATCTAAACGCTTACAAGCAATGAGAAGATTACAG GAAAATCCTATGGACCCTGAAGCTATTAAAATGATGTACAACTCACAAAAGGACATGTCTTCATGGGCGTCATCGAAACATTTACCAGGCCAATTCACTGGTAGTACCGGCGCCAATATACTTTCAATGCGCGAATTGAATTCGGGGCCACAAGCGTGGGCGCGACGGGATCAGTTAATAACATCGCGTCCAGTGAGTGGAGGTATGGGCATGCAGTTACTACAAAAAATGGGTTGGAAACCTGGTGAGGGACTGGGGCGTGACAAATCTGGGTCTTTGCAACCATTACTTCTTGACGTGAAGTTAGACAAACATGGACTAGTCGCACGCGACGACAATAACGGCTACAAacaaaaaccgtgtaaaaaacaACGAGCGCAAAATAATATACAACAACCGCAACAAgagttattagaaaaacacccAGTTTGTCTGCTAAACGAGTTGACATCAAAACGCAAGTGGACGCCACCATTGTATACGCTTGTTAACGAGGCCGGACCTTCGCATAGCAGAATGTTTTTATTCTCAGTATCAATAAATGGGCACACATATACACCGACTCAGGGTTCAAATACGAAAAAGGAAGCAAAATTGATTTCAGCACGCCATTGTCTACAACAAATGGGTATCTTACCAATGTAG